Proteins encoded together in one Petrotoga sibirica DSM 13575 window:
- a CDS encoding SPL family radical SAM protein, giving the protein MKISNQNYTSETFSHIYIEKDALYYPLTNKITSKLNKSKIVYIDNYNEIFSRKNQNPFLQKLSPSLILAVNKGDFIYKGSTLCHNFEQQNFYYTNFVVNCLLDCDYCYLKGMNFSSNILFFVNLSDYFHELSRLLNVIKERPERGQGKLYLSISYDSDILLFEGIYPFLKEWIEFAEANPQITIEIRTKTSNYKKFLNYSPLENLIITWSISPKEVIAKYEKNTPSLERRLMAISQLLEKGWKVNLALDPILYIGENWRDTYKEFLNLLSVNINLKKINAITLGVFRIPVEYLKRFKKFFKSPISFFPYDTVNGVSSYPEELKSKMIEFVSSELEKIYDKRNIYIV; this is encoded by the coding sequence TTGAAGATCTCAAATCAAAATTATACCAGTGAAACCTTCTCACACATCTACATTGAGAAAGATGCTTTATATTATCCATTAACTAACAAAATTACAAGCAAACTCAACAAAAGTAAGATTGTATACATTGATAACTACAATGAAATATTCTCCAGGAAGAACCAAAACCCTTTTCTACAAAAACTCTCACCGTCTTTGATCCTGGCAGTTAACAAGGGTGATTTTATCTATAAAGGGTCAACTTTGTGCCATAATTTTGAACAACAAAATTTCTACTACACAAATTTCGTAGTCAACTGTCTACTCGATTGCGATTACTGTTATTTGAAAGGTATGAACTTCTCTTCCAACATTTTATTCTTTGTTAATCTCTCAGATTACTTTCATGAATTAAGCAGATTATTAAACGTGATTAAAGAACGCCCCGAACGGGGTCAAGGAAAGCTTTATCTAAGTATATCGTATGATTCAGACATCCTTCTTTTTGAAGGAATCTACCCGTTTTTAAAAGAATGGATAGAGTTTGCTGAGGCAAACCCCCAAATAACTATAGAAATTCGAACTAAGACAAGCAATTATAAAAAATTTTTGAACTACTCTCCATTAGAAAATTTGATCATTACATGGAGTATATCTCCAAAGGAAGTAATAGCAAAATATGAAAAAAACACCCCCTCTTTAGAAAGAAGGTTAATGGCTATATCTCAGTTGCTAGAAAAAGGTTGGAAAGTCAATTTAGCGTTGGATCCTATACTTTATATAGGAGAAAACTGGAGAGATACCTACAAGGAGTTCTTGAACTTGCTATCTGTGAACATTAACCTAAAAAAGATTAATGCCATTACACTGGGAGTATTCAGAATACCGGTTGAATACTTAAAAAGATTTAAAAAGTTTTTTAAATCTCCAATCTCGTTTTTCCCTTATGATACTGTAAATGGCGTTTCTTCTTACCCTGAGGAATTAAAAAGTAAAATGATCGAATTCGTCTCTTCCGAGTTGGAAAAAATATACGATAAAAGAAATATATACATAGTTTGA
- the speE gene encoding polyamine aminopropyltransferase, with the protein MAENNYTFPHTIFTEYDKVHNVGVFTEITNHIYTEQTDYQRIDIYETPTFGKLFSLDGVIMTRDSDEFVYHEMISHVPLFIHPDPKKVLVIGGGDGGTVREVLKHDSVEKVVLCELDKKVVEAALNYLPNISYELKNPKVELVYEDGSKFVSQFKDEFDAILIDSTDPTEGEGGLLFTEEFYHNCFEALKENGVFSAQTEEPFLKKEWMIRAYKRITNTFNVARLYMGYVPQYMPGTWTWTFASKNLDPIKDFDPEKVREFNKELKYYDEEVHVASFSLPVFVKKLIS; encoded by the coding sequence ATGGCTGAAAATAATTATACCTTTCCACATACTATTTTTACCGAGTACGATAAAGTACATAATGTAGGAGTCTTTACAGAAATAACTAATCATATTTATACCGAACAAACGGATTATCAAAGAATAGATATATATGAAACTCCAACATTTGGAAAGTTATTCTCATTAGATGGAGTCATTATGACGAGAGATTCGGATGAATTTGTTTATCATGAAATGATCTCACACGTTCCTTTGTTCATACATCCTGACCCCAAGAAGGTTTTGGTAATTGGTGGAGGCGATGGAGGAACTGTTAGAGAAGTGTTGAAACATGATTCAGTAGAAAAAGTCGTTCTTTGTGAATTGGATAAAAAAGTTGTAGAAGCTGCTTTAAATTATTTACCCAACATTTCTTATGAGTTAAAAAATCCAAAAGTGGAATTAGTTTATGAAGATGGAAGTAAATTTGTTTCTCAATTTAAAGATGAATTCGACGCTATATTGATTGATTCCACGGATCCCACAGAAGGTGAAGGTGGACTACTTTTCACCGAAGAGTTTTATCATAACTGTTTTGAGGCCTTGAAGGAAAACGGAGTTTTCTCTGCACAGACCGAGGAGCCTTTTTTAAAAAAAGAATGGATGATAAGGGCGTACAAAAGAATCACCAATACCTTCAATGTAGCTCGATTGTACATGGGTTATGTACCTCAATACATGCCAGGTACATGGACATGGACGTTTGCCTCAAAAAATTTGGACCCAATAAAAGATTTTGATCCTGAAAAGGTTAGAGAGTTTAATAAAGAACTTAAATATTACGATGAAGAAGTACACGTTGCCTCTTTTTCTCTACCTGTTTTTGTAAAAAAATTAATCAGTTGA
- the speD gene encoding adenosylmethionine decarboxylase, translating into MAKSLGRHLISELYDCDEEILNDVEQIEYLMKKAAIESGATIVTSTFHRFLPHGVSGAIIVSESHLAIHTWPEYNYASLDIYTCGDSVDPWKAFYYLKYALNSKRQESQEFKRGVFSSIGIPENSAHKVEVR; encoded by the coding sequence ATGGCAAAATCCCTAGGAAGACATTTGATATCAGAATTATACGATTGTGATGAAGAGATACTAAACGATGTTGAACAAATAGAATACTTAATGAAAAAGGCAGCCATTGAATCGGGAGCAACAATAGTTACTTCAACATTTCACAGATTCTTACCCCATGGGGTAAGTGGAGCAATAATTGTTTCTGAATCTCATTTGGCAATTCACACTTGGCCTGAATACAATTATGCATCTTTAGATATATATACTTGTGGAGATTCTGTCGATCCATGGAAAGCTTTCTATTATCTAAAATATGCTTTAAATTCAAAAAGACAGGAGAGTCAAGAATTCAAACGAGGAGTTTTTTCTTCAATAGGAATTCCTGAAAATTCCGCTCATAAAGTTGAGGTGAGGTGA
- a CDS encoding helix-turn-helix domain-containing protein: protein MQIGEKIKSLRIMRNMTQEELATRSDLTRGFISQVERDLASPTVENLEMILRALGTDLKDFFSNLENKEKIVFTKEDRIPIYDTPKGVKEELLLTTSEPKNIEPSLLVLEPGCSTNIEKPHEGVELGYVIEGEIELYLNKEVYLVRKEETFFYSANKKHFIKNKSSTNIATLIWIEIF, encoded by the coding sequence ATGCAAATAGGTGAAAAGATAAAAAGCCTTAGAATAATGAGAAACATGACCCAAGAGGAGCTTGCGACAAGATCTGATTTAACTAGAGGTTTTATTTCCCAAGTTGAAAGGGATTTAGCTTCTCCTACTGTTGAAAATTTGGAAATGATTCTAAGAGCTTTAGGAACTGATCTGAAAGATTTTTTCTCGAATCTCGAAAATAAGGAAAAGATTGTTTTCACAAAAGAAGATAGAATACCTATATACGATACACCAAAAGGAGTTAAAGAAGAGCTTCTTTTAACGACGTCCGAACCAAAAAATATAGAACCTTCTTTGTTAGTTTTGGAACCAGGTTGTTCAACTAATATTGAAAAACCTCATGAAGGTGTGGAATTGGGATATGTGATTGAGGGAGAGATAGAGTTATACCTAAACAAAGAAGTTTATTTGGTACGCAAAGAGGAGACTTTTTTTTATTCAGCAAATAAGAAACATTTCATAAAAAATAAAAGTAGTACAAATATAGCAACTCTAATATGGATAGAAATATTTTAA
- a CDS encoding rod shape-determining protein, whose amino-acid sequence MRSYLRPYLGIDLGTANTLVYMKGKGIILNEPSVIAINKETSELLKVGKEAKKMIGKTPANIIAIRPLKEGVIADYNVAMTMLKYFINTSLNGFSFFKPTVVVGIPTDATQVERNALREAALDAGSSKAFLIEEAMATAIGAGLDIEEPSGNMIVDIGGGTTEIAVISLGNIVLSKSIRVAGDLIDQEIINHIKSKYNMVIGEKTAERIKIEIGNVFDSPQYNDLSMEVIGLDVLTGLPKNVTITGSEIRNAMRVPVTKIVENIKLAIEETPPELLYDIVNRGIFLAGGGALIKGIKELLEKETLIRVVIADDPITCVARGAGIVIDKINLIKSISQKA is encoded by the coding sequence ATGCGATCGTATTTGAGACCATATCTTGGTATAGATTTAGGAACAGCAAACACGTTAGTTTATATGAAAGGTAAAGGGATAATTCTAAATGAACCTTCCGTTATAGCCATCAATAAAGAAACTTCAGAATTGCTTAAAGTAGGAAAAGAAGCTAAGAAAATGATTGGAAAAACACCTGCTAATATAATCGCCATTAGACCACTGAAAGAGGGTGTAATAGCAGATTATAATGTGGCTATGACAATGCTTAAGTACTTTATAAACACATCATTGAATGGTTTTAGCTTTTTTAAACCAACGGTAGTTGTGGGAATACCTACAGATGCAACTCAAGTAGAAAGAAATGCTCTAAGAGAGGCAGCCTTGGATGCCGGCTCTAGTAAGGCCTTTTTAATTGAAGAAGCTATGGCAACAGCTATTGGTGCTGGTTTAGATATAGAAGAACCATCGGGGAATATGATTGTAGACATAGGTGGTGGTACCACAGAAATAGCCGTAATTTCTCTGGGAAATATAGTATTATCCAAATCTATAAGGGTAGCGGGAGATTTAATCGATCAAGAAATTATCAATCACATAAAATCAAAATACAATATGGTAATAGGAGAAAAAACTGCTGAGAGGATAAAAATTGAGATTGGTAATGTTTTTGATAGCCCCCAGTACAATGATTTAAGCATGGAAGTGATAGGTTTGGACGTTCTAACAGGCCTTCCAAAAAATGTTACCATTACAGGGTCGGAAATAAGAAACGCCATGAGAGTGCCGGTTACCAAGATAGTTGAAAATATTAAATTGGCAATTGAAGAAACTCCACCTGAACTTTTGTATGATATCGTTAATAGAGGCATATTTTTAGCTGGTGGGGGCGCATTGATCAAAGGAATAAAAGAGCTGTTAGAAAAGGAAACGTTGATAAGAGTAGTAATAGCGGATGATCCAATAACTTGCGTCGCTAGAGGGGCTGGAATAGTTATTGACAAGATAAATCTCATAAAAAGTATATCTCAAAAAGCTTAA
- a CDS encoding penicillin-binding transpeptidase domain-containing protein: MKEKRAKILFSLFFLGIALLFARSFQLQILNWNIYTVEVQELSTRIVKDSPKRGNIYDRNGNLLAWNQRIYNLTNLGGTLSEETESELYIVLKDVVDNPYTVIDKLNFQKRVNLEINSVTAQKIASIDKNLQVQERYIRRYAHESLYHVLGYVDNEGTPRSGLELVFDKELQGEPGYKMINIATNKSFSPLITNAHSINGNNIYLTLDLELQINAYNYLKERNYNGSVIISEPKTGEILVFVSYPSVDPNLFAQGMSNLEFQRILNDNNRPLLNRVTSGLYAPGSIIKPFVAYAALEGGVSPQTTINSTGRYDLKNSQGNVIASYYDWYTLGHGETNLVKSLRASVNSYYYWLGENLGIDYLKSVAERFDITSKTGIEIPNEKAGIFPDPQWKDEKFDTIWYPGETLLTYIGQGYVTMTPLQILRIYNILATEGEYYQFSLFKREEDIFENIINKNTPLLRDSYEMNEEYLKYIYQGMIEVTSFGGPAGEEGTAFQSFMDFPITVAGKTGTAEVGGGKPANSWFAGFLPASYPQYSIVVIIENGGMGSTAAAPVARKILDDLVEKYHIQ; encoded by the coding sequence ATGAAAGAAAAAAGAGCTAAAATATTGTTTTCTTTATTTTTTTTGGGTATTGCCTTACTTTTTGCTAGATCATTTCAATTACAGATTTTAAACTGGAATATATATACGGTGGAAGTTCAAGAGTTATCAACAAGAATTGTAAAAGATTCTCCTAAGAGAGGAAATATATACGATAGAAATGGAAATTTGTTGGCATGGAACCAAAGAATATATAATTTAACGAATTTAGGAGGAACGTTGAGTGAAGAAACAGAATCTGAATTGTACATAGTTCTAAAAGACGTTGTAGATAATCCTTATACCGTAATAGATAAATTAAATTTTCAAAAAAGAGTGAATTTAGAAATAAATTCGGTAACTGCTCAAAAGATAGCCAGCATTGATAAAAATCTACAAGTTCAAGAGAGATATATAAGAAGGTATGCTCACGAATCTTTGTACCATGTCTTGGGTTATGTTGACAATGAAGGTACTCCCAGGTCAGGATTGGAATTGGTATTTGATAAAGAATTACAGGGGGAGCCAGGGTACAAAATGATCAATATTGCGACAAATAAATCATTTTCACCTCTAATAACTAATGCGCATTCGATTAATGGTAACAATATTTATTTGACGTTGGATTTAGAATTACAGATTAATGCATACAATTATTTAAAAGAAAGAAACTACAATGGTTCGGTGATCATCTCCGAACCAAAAACAGGGGAAATATTAGTCTTTGTTAGTTACCCTTCTGTAGATCCTAATTTGTTTGCTCAAGGAATGAGTAATTTAGAGTTTCAAAGAATTTTGAACGATAATAATAGGCCTTTGTTAAATAGAGTAACCTCTGGATTGTACGCACCAGGATCTATCATAAAACCTTTTGTTGCATATGCAGCGCTTGAAGGAGGCGTATCTCCACAAACAACTATAAATTCCACTGGAAGATACGATTTAAAGAACTCTCAAGGTAACGTTATCGCATCTTATTACGATTGGTATACATTAGGCCATGGTGAAACTAATTTAGTGAAATCCTTGAGGGCATCGGTTAACTCTTATTATTATTGGCTTGGAGAAAACTTGGGGATAGACTATTTGAAAAGTGTTGCCGAAAGATTTGATATTACTTCTAAAACAGGAATAGAAATACCAAATGAAAAAGCGGGGATTTTCCCAGACCCCCAATGGAAAGATGAGAAATTCGATACCATATGGTATCCAGGAGAAACATTATTAACGTATATAGGTCAAGGCTACGTCACAATGACTCCACTTCAAATTCTAAGAATATATAATATTCTTGCTACAGAAGGAGAATATTATCAATTCAGCTTATTTAAAAGAGAAGAAGATATTTTTGAAAACATTATAAATAAAAATACGCCTTTACTTAGAGATTCATACGAAATGAACGAAGAATATCTGAAATATATTTACCAAGGTATGATAGAAGTGACCTCATTCGGTGGACCAGCTGGCGAAGAAGGAACTGCTTTTCAGTCCTTTATGGATTTTCCAATAACGGTTGCTGGAAAGACAGGTACCGCAGAAGTAGGGGGTGGAAAGCCCGCTAACTCATGGTTTGCTGGTTTTTTGCCAGCAAGTTATCCTCAGTATTCAATCGTTGTCATTATTGAAAATGGAGGTATGGGGTCTACCGCTGCCGCCCCAGTTGCTAGAAAGATACTTGATGATCTGGTTGAAAAATATCATATACAATAA